A part of Manduca sexta isolate Smith_Timp_Sample1 unplaced genomic scaffold, JHU_Msex_v1.0 HiC_scaffold_2593, whole genome shotgun sequence genomic DNA contains:
- the LOC115450660 gene encoding uncharacterized protein C9orf85 homolog: MSTSRGSSNRTRPQKHQNRTAFKNDLHDTSKKTKIINSLEITGVCKRCKEIIDWKIKYKKYKPLTAPRKCVTCSQKTVKYAYHVLCKCCSTQKNICAKCCKSVDHEETLEEEINVDIKEKLKSLSERKRRTILRLLKKQQDANNTLSPEIMANIEDMLSNIGKMSLDDDDFNGFSDEEFNDVESQSTDDGSDVK; the protein is encoded by the exons ATGAGTACATCGCGAGGAAGTTCTAATAGGACGAGACCACAGAAACATCAAAATAGAACTGCCTTCAAAAATGACTTACATGATACAAGCAAgaagacaaaaattataaattcacttGAAATAACTGGTGTATGCAAACGTTGCAAAGAAATTATTGATTggaaaatcaaatataaaaaatataaaccccTAACAGCCCCAAGGAAATGCGTCACATGCTCACAGAAAACTGTGAAGTATGCATACCATGTACTGTGCAAATGTTgttcaacacaaaaaaacatatgtGCTAAATGTTGTAAATCAGTGGAT CATGAAGAAACACTAGAAGAAGAAATTAATGTAGATATTAAGGAGAAACTTAAAAGTTTGTCTGAGAGAAAGCGTCGCACCATACTcag GTTATTGAAGAAACAACAAGATGCTAATAATACTCTTTCTCCAGAAATTATGGCAAATATAGAAGATATGTTGTCAAACATTGGTAAAATGAGTttagatgatgatgattttaatGGGTTTTCAGATGAGGAGTTTAATGATGTTGAGTCGCAATCAACTGATGATGGTagtgatgtaaaataa